A genome region from Vulpes lagopus strain Blue_001 chromosome 7, ASM1834538v1, whole genome shotgun sequence includes the following:
- the DOT1L gene encoding histone-lysine N-methyltransferase, H3 lysine-79 specific isoform X3: protein MPRAGAVRWPCRVPAPCTTGGCKPCPFVFQDKHHDAAHEIIETIRWVCEEIPDLKLAMENYVLIDYDTKSFESMQRLCDKYNRAIDSIHQLWKGTTQPMKLNTRPSNGLLRHILQQVYNHSVTDPEKLNNYEPFSPEVYGETSFDLVAQMIDEIKMTEDDLFVDLGSGVGQVVLQVAAATNCKHHYGVEKADIPAKYAETMDREFRKWMKWYGKKHAEYTLERGDFLSEEWRERIANTSVIFVNNFAFGPEVDHQLKERFANMKEGGRIVSSKPFAPLNFRINSRNLSDIGTIMRVVELSPLKGSVSWTGKPVSYYLHTIDRTILENYFSSLKNPKLREEQEAARRRQQRENKSNTTTPTKVPESKAAVPADTPMDSGAEEEKAGATTIKKPSPSKARKKKLNKKGRKMAGRKRGRPKKMSTANPERKPKKSQTALDLLHAQAASQTAAPSPQDAYKSPHSPFYQLPPSVQRHPPDQLLLAPTPPALQKLLESFKIQYLQFLAYTKTAQYKASLQQLLDQEKEKNARLLGAAQQLFGHCQAQKEEIKRLFQQKLDELGVKALTYNDLIQAQKEISAHNQQLREQTEQLQKDNRELRSQSLQLLKARCEELKLDWSTLSLENLLKEKQALRSQISEKQRHCLELQISIVELEKSQRQQELLQLKSCVPPDEALSAHLRGKGALGRELEADPSRLHLDLDCSKFSLPHFSSASPELSMNGHAANYELCSALSRPSSKQNTPQYLASPLDQEVVPCTPSHSSRSRLEKMSGLALPDYTRLSPAKLVLRRHLSQDHATSGKPAAGELHPRAEHTKENGLPYQSPGIANGIKLSPQDPRPSSPVALQMTGERGSEKGLKERAYASSGEAITSLPVSIPLSTVQPSKLPVSIPLASVVLPSRAEKVRSTPSPVPQTRESSSTLEKQMGTNTHSAGSKSLASTPAGFYTGSVAVSGALAGSPAPLAPGAEPSAFDEVSGSGSLFASMGSCSSTPQHPPLLPQSRGSGAASPAHPLCASPRLSSVAQGPLPDANKGDLPSEAGFSDPEGEAKRRIVFTISAGGSSAKQSPPSKPSPLPTGARGDSSQGHGSDSRKRGRRKRASAGTPSLSSGVSPKRRALPSVAGLFTQSSGSPLNLNSMDNDQPPVLKKEKPLSQTNGAHYSPLTSDEEQGSEDEPGSARIERKIATISLESKSPPKTLESGGGLAGRKPTPASEPTNSSKWKSTFSPISDLGLAKCADSPLQAGSTLSQNSLFTFRPPLDDPGSADTKLAAHPRKSFPGALSGAGGLSPSSNPPNGFAFGGGLAADLSLHSFSDGASLSHKVPEAASLGAPLSFPAPRGKEGGATEPGAFVNKRQLDGLGGPKGREAGELGLPVCGPPDKASLTHSKPTKGRDREPDLKNGHNLFISAATVPPAGLLSGPGLATVASSAVSAAPSAQTHRPFLGTFTPGPQFALGPMSLQANLGSSVLQSLFSSVPAAAGLVHVSSAATRLTNSHAMGSFSSGVAGGAVGGVFNHAVPSASAHPFGASFGSGAACRSATLSLTPLQAVASAPASSFQAPPPPPPGQPALPAPPPPNAALPPAPALLPANSEPVLLQNLASLPANQAFLPASSAASLQPANASLSIKLASLPHKAPRPSFTVHHQPLPGLALAQAAPVIPQASSTGPSAVWVSLGMPPPYAARLAGVKPR, encoded by the exons ATGGGTCTGTGAAGAGATCCCAGACCTCAAGCTTGCTATGGAGAATTACGTTTTAATCGACTACGACACCAAAAG CTTCGAAAGCATGCAGAGGCTCTGTGACAAATACAACCGTGCCATCGACAGCATCCACCAGCTG TGGAAGGGGACCACTCAGCCCATGAAACTGAACACTCGGCCGTCCAACGGGCTCCTGAGGCACATCCTGCAGCAGGTGTACAACCACTCGGTGACGGACCCCGAGAAGCTCAACAACTATGAGCCCTTCTCCCCGGAGGTGTACGGGGAGACCTCCTTTGACTTGGTCGCACAGATGATTGACGAGATCAAGATGACCGAGGATGACCTGTTTGTGGACCTGGGCAGTG gaGTGGGCCAGGTTGTGCTGCAGGTCGCCGCGGCCACCAACTGCAAACATCACTATGGTGTGGAGAAAGCTGACATCCCAGCCAAGTACGCGGAG ACCATGGACCGAGAGTTCAGGAAGTGGATGAAATGGTATGGAAAAAAGCATGCAGAATACACA CTGGAAAGAGGCGACTTCCTCTCAGAAGAGTGGAGAGAGCGGATTGCCAACACAAG TGTTATATTTGTGAATAATTTTGCCTTTGGTCCTGAGGTGGATCACCAGCTGAAGGAGCGGTTTGCGAACATGAAGGAAG GCGGCAGAATTGTGTCCTCGAAGCCCTTCGCACCTCTCAACTTCCGGATAAACAGCAGAAACTTGAGTG ACATCGGCACCATCATGCGCGTTGTGGAGCTCTCGCCCCTGAAAGGCTCGGTGTCCTGGACGGGGAAGCCGGTCTCCTACTACCTGCACACTATCGACCGCACCATA cttgaaaactatttttctaGTCTGAAAAATCCAAAACTCAGG GAGGAACAAGAGGCAGCTCGGCGCCGGCAGCAGCGAGAGAACAAGAGCAACACGACCACTCCCACCAAGGTGCCCGAGAGCAAGGCTGCTGTGCCTGCCGACACCCCTATG GATTCTGGTGCCGAGGAAGAAAAGGCTGGGGCAACCACCATCAAAAAGCCGTCTCCCTCCAAAGCCCGGAAGAAGAAGCTGAACAAGAAGGGGCGGAAGATGGCCGGCCGGAAGCGTGGGCGTCCCAAGAAGATGAGCACTGCGAACCCCGAGCGTAAGCCCAAGAAGAGCCAAACTGCACTGGACCTCCTGCATGCCCAGGCCGCGTCTCAGACGGCAGCGCCCTCGCCGCAGG ATGCGTACAAGTCACCTCATAGCCCATTTTATCAGCTACCTCCCAGTGTGCAGCGGCACCCCCCTGACCAGCTGCTGCTGGCACCCACCCCACCCGCACTGCAGAAGCTGCTAG AATCCTTCAAGATTCAGTACTTGCAGTTCTTGGCGTACACCAAGACCGCCCAGTACAAGGCCAGCCTGCAGCAGCTGCTGGACCAGGAGAAG GAGAAGAACGCCCGGTTGCTAGGTGCTGCGCAGCAGCTGTTTGGCCACTGCCAGGCCCAGAAAGAGGAGATCAAGAGGCTCTTCCAGCAGAAACTGGATGAG CTGGGAGTGAAGGCGCTGACCTACAACGACCTGATTCAGGCACAGAAGGAGATCTCGGCTCATAATCAGCAGCTGAGGGAACAGACGGAGCAGCTGCAGAAGGACAACAGGGAGCTGAGGAGCCAGAGCCTACAGCTG CTCAAGGCTCGGTGTGAGGAGCTAAAGCTGGACTGGTCCACGCTGTCCCTGGAGAACctgctgaaggagaagcaggccctgagAAGCCAGATCTCCGAGAAGCAGAGGCACTGCCTGGAGCTGCAG ATCAGCATTGTGGAGCTGGAAAAGAGCCAGCGGCAGCAGGAGCTCCTGCAGCTCAAGTCCTGTGTGCCTCCAGATGAGGCCCTGTCAGCGCACCTGCGTGGGAAGGGCGCCCTGGGCCGGGAGCTGGAGGCCGACCCCAGCCGACTGCACCTCGACCTGGACTGCTCCAAGTTCTCTCTGCCCCACTTCAGCAGCGCAAGCCCAGAGCTCTCCATGAACGGCCACGCAGCCAACTACGAGCTCTGCAGCGCGCTGAGCCGGCCCTCATCCAAGCAGAACACGCCTCAGTACCTGGCCTCCCCGCTGGACCAGGAAGTCGTACCCTGCACCCCCAGCCACAGCAGCCGGTCGAGGCTCGAGAAGATGTCTGGCCTGGCTTTGCCCGACTACACCAGGCTCTCCCCGGCCAAGCTGGTGCTGCGGCGTCACCTGAGCCAGGACCACGCGACCAGCGGCAAGCCAGCCGCCGGTGAGCTGCACCCACG AGCTGAGCATACCAAGGAGAACGGCCTTCCATACCAGAGCCCTGGCATCGCAAACGGCATCAAGCTGAGCCCTCAGGACCCTCGACCCTCGTCCCCCGTGGCCTTACAGATGACAGGAGAGAGGGGCAGTGAGAAg GGCTTGAAGGAGCGTGCCTATGCCAGCAGCGGAGAGGCCATCACCAGCCTGCCTGTTAGCATCCCGCTCAGCACTGTGCAGCCCAGTAAGCTGCCCGTCAGCATCCCTCTGGCCAGTGTGGTGCTGCCCAGCCGCGCTGAGAAAGTG AGAAGCACCCCCAGCCCTGTGCCGCAGACCCGAGAGTCCTCGTCCACACTTGAAAAGCAAATGGGCACAAACACCCACAGCGCTGGAAGCAAAAGCCTTGCCTCAACTCCTGCAG GCTTCTACACGGGCTCGGTGGCCGTCAGTGGGGCCCTGGCAGGCAGCCCAGCGCCCCTGGCTCCTGGAGCAGAGCCCAGCGCCTTCGACGAGGTCTCTGGCTCAGGAAGCCTGTTCGCCAGCATGGGGTCCTGCAGCTCCACCCCGCAGCACCCGCCCCTGCTGCCACAGTCCCGTGGCTCCGGCGCAGCCTCACCCGCCCATCCGCTCTGTGCCAGTCCGCGGCTCAGCAGTGTCGCCCAGGGCCCGCTCCCCGATGCCAACAAAGGGGACCTTCCGTCCGAGGCAGGCTTCTCAGACCCTGAGGGCGAAGCCAAGAGGAGGATTGTCTTTACCATCTCAGCTGGTGGCAGCAGTGCCAAACAGTCGCCTCCCAGCAAACCCAGCCCTCTGCCCACGGGTGCCCGCGGGGACAGCAGCCAGGGCCATGGGTCGGACAGCCGCAAGCGGGGCAGGAGAAAGCGGGCCTCGGCGGGGACCCCGAGCCTGAGCTCAGGCGTATCACCTAAGCGTCGAGCCTTGCCGTCCGTTGCCGGCCTCTTCACGCAGTCTTCAGGGTCCCCGCTGAACCTCAACTCTATG GACAACGACCAGCCTCCCGTTCTCAAGAAGGAGAAGCCCCTGAGCCAGACCAATGGGGCCCACTACTCCCCACTGACCTCAGATGAGGAGCAGGGCTCTGAGGACGAGCCAGGCAGTGCCAG aatCGAGAGAAAAATTGCAACAATTTCCTTAGAAAGCAAATCCCCTCCAAAAACCTTGGAAAGCG GTGGTGGCCTGGCCGGGAGGAAGCCGACCCCTGCCAGCGAGCCCACCAACAGCAGCAAGTGGAAGTCCACCTTCTCGCCCATCTCCGACCTCGGCCTGGCCAAGTGCGCTGACAGCCCGCTGCAGGCCGGCTCCACCCTGAGCCAGAACTCCCTGTTCACTTTCCGGCCTCCCCTCGATGATCCCGGCTCGGCCGACACCAAGCTGGCTGCCCACCCCAGGAAAAGCTTTCCCGGCGCTCTGTCGGGGGCCGGTGGGCTGAGCCCAAGCAGCAACCCTCCCAACGGCTTCGCCTTCGGTGGGGGCCTGGCCGCCGACCTCAGTTTACACAGCTTCAGCGATGGTGCTTCTCTCTCCCACAAGGTCCCCGAGGCGGCCAGCCTGGGCGCACCCCTGAGCTTTCCTGCCCCTCGGGGCAAGGAGGGCGGTGCCACAGAGCCCGGCGCCTTTGTGAACAAGAGGCAGCTGGACGGACTGGGCGGCCCGAAGGGCAGGGAGGCGGGCGAGTTGGGCCTGCCAGTGTGCGGGCCCCCGGACAAGGCCTCGCTGACGCACAGCAAGCCCACCAAGGGCCGGGACCGCGAGCCCGACCTGAAGAATGGCCACAACCTCTTCATTTCTGCTGCCACCGTGCCTCCCGCTGGCCTCCTCAGTGGCCCCGGCCTCGCCACGGTGGCATCCTCGGCAGTCAGCGCGGCCCCGTCTGCCCAGACTCACCGCCCCTTCCTGGGCACCTTCACCCCCGGGCCGCAGTTCGCCCTGGGTCCCATGTCCCTGCAGGCCAACCTGGGTTCGTCCGTGCTGCAGTCCTTGTTCAGCTCCGTGCCGGCTGCTGCTGGCCTGGTGCACGTCTCGTCCGCTGCAACCAGACTGACCAACTCGCACGCCATGGGCAGCTTTTCCTCGGGGGTGGCAGGCGGCGCAGTTGGAG GTGTCTTTAACCACGCGGTGCCTTCCGCCTCCGCTCATCCGTTTGGAGCCAGTTTCGGCAGCGGGGCTGCGTGTCGCAGCGCCACGCTGAGCTTAACCCCGCTGCAGGCGGTGGCCAGCGCCCCCGCGTCTTCCtttcaggccccgcccccgccccctccggggcAGCCcgccctccccgcaccccctccccctaACGCCGCCTTGCCTCCTGCCCCCGCGCTGCTCCCGGCTAACTCTGAGCCCGTGCTTCTGCAGAACCTTGCGTCCCTCCCAGCTAACCAGGCTTTCTTACCTGCCTCCTCTGCCGCCTCTCTGCAGCCTGCTAACGCCTCTCTGTCCATCAAGCTCGCTTCCCTCCCGCACAAGGCCCCCCGCCCCTCCTTCACGGTGCACCACCAGCCCCTGCCCGGGCTGGCCCTGGCCCAGGCCGCGCCCGTGATCCCGCAGGCCAGCTCCACGGGGCCGTCTGCCGTGTGGGTTTCCCTTGGCATGCCGCCTCCGTATGCCGCGCGCCTTGCGGGGGTTAAGCCGAGATAA
- the DOT1L gene encoding histone-lysine N-methyltransferase, H3 lysine-79 specific isoform X1: protein MPRAGAVRWPCRVPAPCTTGGCKPCPFVFQDKHHDAAHEIIETIRWVCEEIPDLKLAMENYVLIDYDTKSFESMQRLCDKYNRAIDSIHQLWKGTTQPMKLNTRPSNGLLRHILQQVYNHSVTDPEKLNNYEPFSPEVYGETSFDLVAQMIDEIKMTEDDLFVDLGSGVGQVVLQVAAATNCKHHYGVEKADIPAKYAETMDREFRKWMKWYGKKHAEYTLERGDFLSEEWRERIANTSVIFVNNFAFGPEVDHQLKERFANMKEGGRIVSSKPFAPLNFRINSRNLSDIGTIMRVVELSPLKGSVSWTGKPVSYYLHTIDRTILENYFSSLKNPKLREEQEAARRRQQRENKSNTTTPTKVPESKAAVPADTPMDSGAEEEKAGATTIKKPSPSKARKKKLNKKGRKMAGRKRGRPKKMSTANPERKPKKSQTALDLLHAQAASQTAAPSPQDAYKSPHSPFYQLPPSVQRHPPDQLLLAPTPPALQKLLESFKIQYLQFLAYTKTAQYKASLQQLLDQEKEKNARLLGAAQQLFGHCQAQKEEIKRLFQQKLDELGVKALTYNDLIQAQKEISAHNQQLREQTEQLQKDNRELRSQSLQLLKARCEELKLDWSTLSLENLLKEKQALRSQISEKQRHCLELQISIVELEKSQRQQELLQLKSCVPPDEALSAHLRGKGALGRELEADPSRLHLDLDCSKFSLPHFSSASPELSMNGHAANYELCSALSRPSSKQNTPQYLASPLDQEVVPCTPSHSSRSRLEKMSGLALPDYTRLSPAKLVLRRHLSQDHATSGKPAAGELHPRAEHTKENGLPYQSPGIANGIKLSPQDPRPSSPVALQMTGERGSEKGLKERAYASSGEAITSLPVSIPLSTVQPSKLPVSIPLASVVLPSRAEKVRSTPSPVPQTRESSSTLEKQMGTNTHSAGSKSLASTPAGFYTGSVAVSGALAGSPAPLAPGAEPSAFDEVSGSGSLFASMGSCSSTPQHPPLLPQSRGSGAASPAHPLCASPRLSSVAQGPLPDANKGDLPSEAGFSDPEGEAKRRIVFTISAGGSSAKQSPPSKPSPLPTGARGDSSQGHGSDSRKRGRRKRASAGTPSLSSGVSPKRRALPSVAGLFTQSSGSPLNLNSMVSNINQPLEITAISSPESLKSSPVPYQDNDQPPVLKKEKPLSQTNGAHYSPLTSDEEQGSEDEPGSARIERKIATISLESKSPPKTLESGGGLAGRKPTPASEPTNSSKWKSTFSPISDLGLAKCADSPLQAGSTLSQNSLFTFRPPLDDPGSADTKLAAHPRKSFPGALSGAGGLSPSSNPPNGFAFGGGLAADLSLHSFSDGASLSHKVPEAASLGAPLSFPAPRGKEGGATEPGAFVNKRQLDGLGGPKGREAGELGLPVCGPPDKASLTHSKPTKGRDREPDLKNGHNLFISAATVPPAGLLSGPGLATVASSAVSAAPSAQTHRPFLGTFTPGPQFALGPMSLQANLGSSVLQSLFSSVPAAAGLVHVSSAATRLTNSHAMGSFSSGVAGGAVGGVFNHAVPSASAHPFGASFGSGAACRSATLSLTPLQAVASAPASSFQAPPPPPPGQPALPAPPPPNAALPPAPALLPANSEPVLLQNLASLPANQAFLPASSAASLQPANASLSIKLASLPHKAPRPSFTVHHQPLPGLALAQAAPVIPQASSTGPSAVWVSLGMPPPYAARLAGVKPR, encoded by the exons ATGGGTCTGTGAAGAGATCCCAGACCTCAAGCTTGCTATGGAGAATTACGTTTTAATCGACTACGACACCAAAAG CTTCGAAAGCATGCAGAGGCTCTGTGACAAATACAACCGTGCCATCGACAGCATCCACCAGCTG TGGAAGGGGACCACTCAGCCCATGAAACTGAACACTCGGCCGTCCAACGGGCTCCTGAGGCACATCCTGCAGCAGGTGTACAACCACTCGGTGACGGACCCCGAGAAGCTCAACAACTATGAGCCCTTCTCCCCGGAGGTGTACGGGGAGACCTCCTTTGACTTGGTCGCACAGATGATTGACGAGATCAAGATGACCGAGGATGACCTGTTTGTGGACCTGGGCAGTG gaGTGGGCCAGGTTGTGCTGCAGGTCGCCGCGGCCACCAACTGCAAACATCACTATGGTGTGGAGAAAGCTGACATCCCAGCCAAGTACGCGGAG ACCATGGACCGAGAGTTCAGGAAGTGGATGAAATGGTATGGAAAAAAGCATGCAGAATACACA CTGGAAAGAGGCGACTTCCTCTCAGAAGAGTGGAGAGAGCGGATTGCCAACACAAG TGTTATATTTGTGAATAATTTTGCCTTTGGTCCTGAGGTGGATCACCAGCTGAAGGAGCGGTTTGCGAACATGAAGGAAG GCGGCAGAATTGTGTCCTCGAAGCCCTTCGCACCTCTCAACTTCCGGATAAACAGCAGAAACTTGAGTG ACATCGGCACCATCATGCGCGTTGTGGAGCTCTCGCCCCTGAAAGGCTCGGTGTCCTGGACGGGGAAGCCGGTCTCCTACTACCTGCACACTATCGACCGCACCATA cttgaaaactatttttctaGTCTGAAAAATCCAAAACTCAGG GAGGAACAAGAGGCAGCTCGGCGCCGGCAGCAGCGAGAGAACAAGAGCAACACGACCACTCCCACCAAGGTGCCCGAGAGCAAGGCTGCTGTGCCTGCCGACACCCCTATG GATTCTGGTGCCGAGGAAGAAAAGGCTGGGGCAACCACCATCAAAAAGCCGTCTCCCTCCAAAGCCCGGAAGAAGAAGCTGAACAAGAAGGGGCGGAAGATGGCCGGCCGGAAGCGTGGGCGTCCCAAGAAGATGAGCACTGCGAACCCCGAGCGTAAGCCCAAGAAGAGCCAAACTGCACTGGACCTCCTGCATGCCCAGGCCGCGTCTCAGACGGCAGCGCCCTCGCCGCAGG ATGCGTACAAGTCACCTCATAGCCCATTTTATCAGCTACCTCCCAGTGTGCAGCGGCACCCCCCTGACCAGCTGCTGCTGGCACCCACCCCACCCGCACTGCAGAAGCTGCTAG AATCCTTCAAGATTCAGTACTTGCAGTTCTTGGCGTACACCAAGACCGCCCAGTACAAGGCCAGCCTGCAGCAGCTGCTGGACCAGGAGAAG GAGAAGAACGCCCGGTTGCTAGGTGCTGCGCAGCAGCTGTTTGGCCACTGCCAGGCCCAGAAAGAGGAGATCAAGAGGCTCTTCCAGCAGAAACTGGATGAG CTGGGAGTGAAGGCGCTGACCTACAACGACCTGATTCAGGCACAGAAGGAGATCTCGGCTCATAATCAGCAGCTGAGGGAACAGACGGAGCAGCTGCAGAAGGACAACAGGGAGCTGAGGAGCCAGAGCCTACAGCTG CTCAAGGCTCGGTGTGAGGAGCTAAAGCTGGACTGGTCCACGCTGTCCCTGGAGAACctgctgaaggagaagcaggccctgagAAGCCAGATCTCCGAGAAGCAGAGGCACTGCCTGGAGCTGCAG ATCAGCATTGTGGAGCTGGAAAAGAGCCAGCGGCAGCAGGAGCTCCTGCAGCTCAAGTCCTGTGTGCCTCCAGATGAGGCCCTGTCAGCGCACCTGCGTGGGAAGGGCGCCCTGGGCCGGGAGCTGGAGGCCGACCCCAGCCGACTGCACCTCGACCTGGACTGCTCCAAGTTCTCTCTGCCCCACTTCAGCAGCGCAAGCCCAGAGCTCTCCATGAACGGCCACGCAGCCAACTACGAGCTCTGCAGCGCGCTGAGCCGGCCCTCATCCAAGCAGAACACGCCTCAGTACCTGGCCTCCCCGCTGGACCAGGAAGTCGTACCCTGCACCCCCAGCCACAGCAGCCGGTCGAGGCTCGAGAAGATGTCTGGCCTGGCTTTGCCCGACTACACCAGGCTCTCCCCGGCCAAGCTGGTGCTGCGGCGTCACCTGAGCCAGGACCACGCGACCAGCGGCAAGCCAGCCGCCGGTGAGCTGCACCCACG AGCTGAGCATACCAAGGAGAACGGCCTTCCATACCAGAGCCCTGGCATCGCAAACGGCATCAAGCTGAGCCCTCAGGACCCTCGACCCTCGTCCCCCGTGGCCTTACAGATGACAGGAGAGAGGGGCAGTGAGAAg GGCTTGAAGGAGCGTGCCTATGCCAGCAGCGGAGAGGCCATCACCAGCCTGCCTGTTAGCATCCCGCTCAGCACTGTGCAGCCCAGTAAGCTGCCCGTCAGCATCCCTCTGGCCAGTGTGGTGCTGCCCAGCCGCGCTGAGAAAGTG AGAAGCACCCCCAGCCCTGTGCCGCAGACCCGAGAGTCCTCGTCCACACTTGAAAAGCAAATGGGCACAAACACCCACAGCGCTGGAAGCAAAAGCCTTGCCTCAACTCCTGCAG GCTTCTACACGGGCTCGGTGGCCGTCAGTGGGGCCCTGGCAGGCAGCCCAGCGCCCCTGGCTCCTGGAGCAGAGCCCAGCGCCTTCGACGAGGTCTCTGGCTCAGGAAGCCTGTTCGCCAGCATGGGGTCCTGCAGCTCCACCCCGCAGCACCCGCCCCTGCTGCCACAGTCCCGTGGCTCCGGCGCAGCCTCACCCGCCCATCCGCTCTGTGCCAGTCCGCGGCTCAGCAGTGTCGCCCAGGGCCCGCTCCCCGATGCCAACAAAGGGGACCTTCCGTCCGAGGCAGGCTTCTCAGACCCTGAGGGCGAAGCCAAGAGGAGGATTGTCTTTACCATCTCAGCTGGTGGCAGCAGTGCCAAACAGTCGCCTCCCAGCAAACCCAGCCCTCTGCCCACGGGTGCCCGCGGGGACAGCAGCCAGGGCCATGGGTCGGACAGCCGCAAGCGGGGCAGGAGAAAGCGGGCCTCGGCGGGGACCCCGAGCCTGAGCTCAGGCGTATCACCTAAGCGTCGAGCCTTGCCGTCCGTTGCCGGCCTCTTCACGCAGTCTTCAGGGTCCCCGCTGAACCTCAACTCTATG GTCAGCAACATTAACCAGCCTTTGGAAATCACGGCCATCTCGTCCCCCGAGAGCCTGAAGAGCTCCCCTGTCCCTTACCAGGACAACGACCAGCCTCCCGTTCTCAAGAAGGAGAAGCCCCTGAGCCAGACCAATGGGGCCCACTACTCCCCACTGACCTCAGATGAGGAGCAGGGCTCTGAGGACGAGCCAGGCAGTGCCAG aatCGAGAGAAAAATTGCAACAATTTCCTTAGAAAGCAAATCCCCTCCAAAAACCTTGGAAAGCG GTGGTGGCCTGGCCGGGAGGAAGCCGACCCCTGCCAGCGAGCCCACCAACAGCAGCAAGTGGAAGTCCACCTTCTCGCCCATCTCCGACCTCGGCCTGGCCAAGTGCGCTGACAGCCCGCTGCAGGCCGGCTCCACCCTGAGCCAGAACTCCCTGTTCACTTTCCGGCCTCCCCTCGATGATCCCGGCTCGGCCGACACCAAGCTGGCTGCCCACCCCAGGAAAAGCTTTCCCGGCGCTCTGTCGGGGGCCGGTGGGCTGAGCCCAAGCAGCAACCCTCCCAACGGCTTCGCCTTCGGTGGGGGCCTGGCCGCCGACCTCAGTTTACACAGCTTCAGCGATGGTGCTTCTCTCTCCCACAAGGTCCCCGAGGCGGCCAGCCTGGGCGCACCCCTGAGCTTTCCTGCCCCTCGGGGCAAGGAGGGCGGTGCCACAGAGCCCGGCGCCTTTGTGAACAAGAGGCAGCTGGACGGACTGGGCGGCCCGAAGGGCAGGGAGGCGGGCGAGTTGGGCCTGCCAGTGTGCGGGCCCCCGGACAAGGCCTCGCTGACGCACAGCAAGCCCACCAAGGGCCGGGACCGCGAGCCCGACCTGAAGAATGGCCACAACCTCTTCATTTCTGCTGCCACCGTGCCTCCCGCTGGCCTCCTCAGTGGCCCCGGCCTCGCCACGGTGGCATCCTCGGCAGTCAGCGCGGCCCCGTCTGCCCAGACTCACCGCCCCTTCCTGGGCACCTTCACCCCCGGGCCGCAGTTCGCCCTGGGTCCCATGTCCCTGCAGGCCAACCTGGGTTCGTCCGTGCTGCAGTCCTTGTTCAGCTCCGTGCCGGCTGCTGCTGGCCTGGTGCACGTCTCGTCCGCTGCAACCAGACTGACCAACTCGCACGCCATGGGCAGCTTTTCCTCGGGGGTGGCAGGCGGCGCAGTTGGAG GTGTCTTTAACCACGCGGTGCCTTCCGCCTCCGCTCATCCGTTTGGAGCCAGTTTCGGCAGCGGGGCTGCGTGTCGCAGCGCCACGCTGAGCTTAACCCCGCTGCAGGCGGTGGCCAGCGCCCCCGCGTCTTCCtttcaggccccgcccccgccccctccggggcAGCCcgccctccccgcaccccctccccctaACGCCGCCTTGCCTCCTGCCCCCGCGCTGCTCCCGGCTAACTCTGAGCCCGTGCTTCTGCAGAACCTTGCGTCCCTCCCAGCTAACCAGGCTTTCTTACCTGCCTCCTCTGCCGCCTCTCTGCAGCCTGCTAACGCCTCTCTGTCCATCAAGCTCGCTTCCCTCCCGCACAAGGCCCCCCGCCCCTCCTTCACGGTGCACCACCAGCCCCTGCCCGGGCTGGCCCTGGCCCAGGCCGCGCCCGTGATCCCGCAGGCCAGCTCCACGGGGCCGTCTGCCGTGTGGGTTTCCCTTGGCATGCCGCCTCCGTATGCCGCGCGCCTTGCGGGGGTTAAGCCGAGATAA